Proteins from one Desulfitobacterium chlororespirans DSM 11544 genomic window:
- the vanK-I gene encoding peptidoglycan bridge formation peptidyltransferase VanK-I, with the protein MLKVDKISEETYYSFISQADLGNFMQYPSWAKVKTEWTSDLLGWFTPDNKLAGCGLVLYRKMPCLNRYLAYCPRGPLIDWQSPNLREWFEPFVAYLQSKQVFSIKIDPPVVQAKWYTPTIKKFLEQAREQGSKGKVLRDMPPDEDCAMAQQAQQQLRQIGWQKQRGARGFAATQPEYVYRLPLKGRGLEEVFASFHTNWRRNVKKAERLGVKVRVGTEQDLAAFYELLKITSERDHFKVRNFSYFSNLYRSLKAEAADRIVLYLAEDEEELLAATLAVHSNAHSWYLYGASSNLKREKAPNHAIQWRMIQDAYQLKAHTYDFRGISPTLDESDPLFGLLRFKLGFGGEACEMISAWDYPLQPLLYRAFQLYLKRR; encoded by the coding sequence ATGTTGAAAGTTGACAAAATAAGTGAAGAGACCTATTATTCATTCATTTCTCAAGCCGATTTAGGGAATTTTATGCAGTATCCTTCCTGGGCCAAGGTCAAAACCGAGTGGACCAGCGATTTATTGGGCTGGTTCACCCCGGATAATAAATTGGCAGGGTGTGGTTTGGTCTTATACCGGAAAATGCCCTGCCTTAACCGGTACCTGGCGTATTGTCCCCGCGGCCCGCTTATTGACTGGCAGAGCCCTAACCTCAGGGAATGGTTCGAACCTTTTGTGGCTTATTTGCAAAGCAAGCAGGTTTTTAGTATCAAAATCGATCCGCCAGTGGTCCAGGCAAAATGGTATACTCCTACAATTAAAAAGTTTTTAGAGCAAGCTCGTGAACAGGGCAGCAAAGGTAAAGTTTTGCGTGATATGCCACCGGATGAGGACTGCGCAATGGCCCAACAGGCGCAGCAGCAATTACGGCAAATCGGTTGGCAGAAGCAGCGGGGTGCTAGGGGTTTCGCCGCGACCCAGCCCGAATATGTATACCGCCTGCCTTTAAAGGGGCGCGGCTTGGAGGAGGTCTTCGCCAGTTTTCATACCAACTGGAGGCGCAACGTTAAAAAGGCTGAGCGTTTAGGCGTTAAGGTCCGGGTCGGGACAGAACAGGATTTAGCGGCTTTTTATGAGTTGCTGAAGATAACTTCAGAACGGGATCACTTCAAGGTGCGCAATTTCTCCTACTTTTCCAATCTGTACCGGTCCTTAAAGGCCGAAGCGGCAGACCGTATTGTTCTTTATCTGGCGGAAGATGAAGAGGAATTATTGGCTGCTACCTTAGCCGTCCATTCCAACGCCCACTCATGGTATCTTTACGGGGCCAGCAGCAATCTAAAACGGGAGAAGGCTCCTAATCATGCTATCCAGTGGCGGATGATTCAAGATGCTTATCAGCTTAAGGCCCACACCTATGATTTTAGAGGCATCAGCCCTACCCTGGATGAATCTGACCCCCTATTTGGGTTGTTGCGATTTAAATTGGGCTTTGGAGGCGAGGCTTGTGAAAT
- a CDS encoding UDP-N-acetylmuramoyl-tripeptide--D-alanyl-D-alanine ligase, which yields MEMTVCEIVAACGGKLLCGDLDTVVTSVVTDSRKVTDGSLFVPLKGEKADAHTFLHAAFASGAVAALTQEHTRMEAEEAWIAVDSTQLALQHIAAAYRQRFSIPVIGITGSAGKTTTKEMTALALSAGYKVMKTGGNHNSQIGLPLMMFQFSREHEAAVVEMGISDFGEMARLAQVAAPNYAVMTNLGITHIGQLKTQENILGEKLHITDRFTQGSVLFLNGDDPMLGGLRGKTAYETVFYGRLPWCDFRAEGVTVQEETTAFRCLVPGRESVDVTLPVLGMHHVLDALAALAVAERLGVPLDRAAAALRDYRPLAMRQQIYHVNEVTVIDDSYNSSPGAAKSSLSVLAGFRGGRRVAVLADMLELGEYSRQAHFEVGVRAAETGVDILLTVGPEAKAVAEGARSVRSGIDCRVLDNNHQAAAELKSFLSPGDAVLVKGSRGMHMEEIVRALL from the coding sequence ATGGAAATGACGGTATGCGAAATCGTCGCCGCCTGCGGCGGAAAATTACTCTGCGGGGACCTGGATACGGTGGTGACCTCGGTGGTGACCGACAGCCGGAAAGTGACCGACGGTTCCCTGTTTGTCCCCCTCAAAGGCGAAAAGGCGGATGCCCACACCTTTCTGCACGCCGCATTCGCCTCGGGCGCAGTCGCGGCACTGACCCAGGAGCATACGCGGATGGAGGCGGAAGAAGCCTGGATCGCGGTGGATTCGACGCAGCTGGCGCTCCAGCATATTGCCGCCGCCTATCGGCAGAGATTTTCAATCCCTGTCATTGGGATCACGGGGAGCGCCGGGAAGACAACGACGAAAGAAATGACCGCGCTGGCACTTTCCGCAGGATACAAGGTGATGAAGACGGGAGGAAACCATAACAGCCAGATCGGGCTGCCACTGATGATGTTTCAGTTTTCCAGGGAACACGAAGCGGCGGTGGTGGAGATGGGGATAAGCGATTTCGGCGAAATGGCGCGCCTGGCTCAGGTCGCCGCGCCGAATTATGCCGTCATGACCAATCTCGGCATTACTCACATCGGCCAGCTCAAAACCCAGGAGAACATCCTGGGGGAGAAGCTGCACATCACCGACCGGTTCACCCAGGGTTCCGTTCTGTTTTTAAACGGGGACGATCCGATGCTGGGCGGGCTCCGCGGCAAGACAGCGTATGAGACCGTCTTTTACGGCAGGTTGCCCTGGTGTGATTTCCGCGCGGAGGGGGTTACGGTTCAAGAGGAAACCACCGCTTTCCGCTGCCTTGTTCCAGGAAGAGAGAGCGTGGATGTGACCCTGCCGGTACTGGGAATGCACCATGTTCTGGATGCCCTGGCCGCTCTTGCGGTGGCGGAGCGGCTGGGCGTGCCCCTGGACCGGGCCGCCGCCGCACTCAGGGATTACCGCCCCCTGGCCATGCGCCAGCAGATTTACCATGTCAACGAGGTCACCGTCATTGATGATTCCTACAACTCCAGTCCCGGCGCGGCCAAAAGCAGCCTGAGTGTTCTTGCGGGGTTCCGGGGCGGCCGCAGAGTAGCCGTGCTGGCGGATATGCTGGAACTGGGGGAGTATTCCCGGCAGGCGCATTTTGAAGTCGGCGTCCGCGCTGCGGAAACCGGAGTGGATATTTTACTCACTGTCGGTCCGGAGGCGAAAGCCGTGGCCGAGGGTGCCCGCTCCGTCCGGTCCGGGATCGATTGCCGCGTTTTGGACAATAACCATCAGGCCGCAGCGGAATTGAAATCCTTTCTGTCTCCTGGTGACGCAGTTCTGGTCAAAGGCTCCCGCGGCATGCATATGGAGGAGATCGTCCGCGCCTTGCTGTAG
- the vanX gene encoding D-Ala-D-Ala dipeptidase VanX, whose product MKSDFVFVDEFVSGIRWDAKYATWDNFTGKPVDGYAANRIVGTRALCAALEKARENAASLGFGLLLWDGYRPQCAVDCFLRWSKQPEDGRTKQKHYPNIDRSEIIEKGYVAAKSGHSRGSAIDLTLYHLASGTLVPMGGDFDLMDSVSHHGAHGISQAEARNRQYLCSIMEASGFVSYACEWWHYSLKHEPYPNTYFDFLIA is encoded by the coding sequence ATGAAAAGTGATTTTGTCTTTGTGGACGAGTTTGTATCAGGAATACGTTGGGATGCTAAATACGCCACCTGGGATAATTTTACCGGCAAACCGGTGGACGGCTATGCAGCCAATCGAATTGTCGGTACGAGAGCGTTGTGCGCGGCCTTGGAAAAAGCACGGGAAAACGCCGCATCCTTGGGCTTTGGCTTGCTTCTTTGGGATGGTTACCGCCCTCAATGCGCCGTAGATTGCTTTCTGCGCTGGTCTAAACAGCCGGAAGATGGCCGGACGAAACAGAAACACTATCCGAATATTGACCGATCCGAGATCATCGAAAAAGGATATGTGGCTGCCAAGTCGGGCCACAGCCGGGGCAGCGCCATTGATTTAACCCTTTATCATTTAGCTTCCGGAACACTTGTACCCATGGGCGGTGATTTTGATTTGATGGATTCAGTCTCACATCATGGCGCACATGGAATCAGCCAAGCCGAAGCGAGAAACCGTCAATATCTTTGTTCGATCATGGAGGCCAGCGGTTTTGTTTCCTACGCTTGCGAGTGGTGGCATTACAGCCTGAAACACGAACCTTATCCCAACACTTACTTTGATTTTCTCATCGCCTAG
- a CDS encoding VanZ family protein, which yields MILMFILRLIIASMTWFISTLPFLVPYHTLLTSQSKKMGYTLSKGHMAIVCIFVYYLTGVLSITGIPSLMDIVQNRFGIVTSTGLNFPPDEINWMPFFWLTEGVRPYIENMLLFVPFGFILPLIWKKYEVLWKTALSGFVFSLIIELSQLFNSRITDLDDLLMNTLGALIGWGIFRLLKKHLAKLQDKVSVQSTQIKKIPLLLREEAWFYLASAFAGMFFVYYSFFWSLLRQVI from the coding sequence ATGATTTTGATGTTTATTTTAAGGCTTATTATAGCGTCAATGACATGGTTCATCAGTACTTTGCCATTCTTGGTTCCCTATCATACCCTACTGACCTCTCAAAGCAAAAAGATGGGCTATACACTGTCAAAGGGGCATATGGCAATCGTTTGTATCTTTGTCTACTACCTTACCGGTGTGCTGAGTATTACTGGTATTCCTTCCCTAATGGATATTGTTCAAAACCGCTTTGGTATAGTAACATCAACGGGGTTGAATTTTCCACCGGATGAGATTAATTGGATGCCGTTTTTTTGGCTTACAGAGGGTGTTCGCCCCTATATAGAAAATATGTTGCTCTTCGTCCCTTTTGGATTTATACTGCCATTGATTTGGAAGAAGTATGAAGTGTTATGGAAAACAGCATTATCCGGTTTTGTATTCTCACTGATCATAGAATTGAGTCAATTGTTCAATAGCAGAATAACGGATCTTGATGATTTACTGATGAATACTCTCGGAGCGTTAATCGGATGGGGAATTTTCAGACTGCTGAAAAAACATCTGGCAAAATTACAGGACAAGGTTTCTGTCCAAAGTACCCAGATCAAAAAAATCCCCTTGCTCCTTCGCGAAGAGGCATGGTTTTATCTGGCCAGCGCCTTCGCCGGTATGTTCTTTGTGTATTATTCATTCTTCTGGTCTTTACTTAGACAAGTTATCTGA
- a CDS encoding DMT family transporter, whose product MQQSKQSSNRSIWLIALGAAMWGLDGVFIVSLLQHVSSSQIVWLEHLLLFLFAAPVLIWKRQELKQLNGGDWLAVLFIGWGGSALASILFTAGFTYGNPNVVLLLQKVQPIFVILLASWMLKERMRKDFYALFVVALIGAYLLTFGLHLPTSEVSLAQLLGSLCAIGAAALWGGSTVMGKRLIGKLSFTTLTALRFAVALPLLTVIVLVQQPNWADLGQSLHLAPVWANLLYQTLVPSLLSLLLYYRGLNGVRASHATIAELAFPATGLLVNWLILHQTIDLGQWLGFAIVWLVVLQLSRLPNDPKSAVKTSERANLAGL is encoded by the coding sequence ATGCAGCAATCAAAGCAATCATCCAATCGGAGCATCTGGCTCATCGCCCTGGGGGCAGCCATGTGGGGCCTGGACGGGGTCTTCATCGTATCCTTATTGCAACATGTGTCATCTTCACAAATCGTCTGGTTGGAGCACCTGTTACTATTCTTATTTGCCGCACCTGTGCTCATCTGGAAGCGTCAGGAGCTGAAGCAACTCAATGGCGGAGACTGGCTGGCTGTCTTATTTATCGGCTGGGGCGGCTCAGCCTTGGCCTCCATTCTGTTCACCGCCGGATTTACTTATGGTAATCCCAATGTGGTCCTGCTCCTGCAGAAAGTTCAGCCCATCTTTGTTATTCTTCTCGCCTCCTGGATGCTTAAGGAACGGATGAGAAAAGATTTCTATGCCCTGTTTGTTGTGGCCCTGATCGGCGCCTACCTGCTTACTTTCGGCCTGCACCTGCCAACTTCCGAAGTCAGCTTAGCACAATTGCTCGGTTCCTTATGTGCCATCGGAGCAGCCGCTCTCTGGGGCGGATCCACCGTCATGGGCAAGCGTCTGATCGGAAAATTATCCTTCACCACCTTGACTGCCCTGAGATTTGCTGTCGCGCTGCCGCTCTTAACCGTCATTGTCCTGGTACAGCAACCCAACTGGGCCGATCTCGGTCAAAGTCTCCATCTGGCTCCGGTCTGGGCCAACCTGTTGTACCAGACCCTCGTGCCCAGCCTTTTAAGCCTCTTGCTCTATTACCGCGGCTTGAACGGCGTCCGGGCTTCCCATGCCACCATTGCCGAACTGGCTTTCCCGGCCACCGGCCTGCTCGTAAACTGGCTGATTCTCCACCAAACCATCGATTTGGGGCAATGGCTGGGCTTTGCCATCGTTTGGCTTGTCGTACTGCAACTGTCGCGGTTGCCTAATGATCCCAAGTCTGCGGTGAAAACTTCTGAAAGAGCCAACCTGGCAGGCCTATAG
- a CDS encoding FAD-dependent oxidoreductase yields the protein MSLSRRQFLKGVGVAGVVAAGAGLSGCSPAAPAGSGSGSGSPAEGAPGSVAGAAAASELIAAAYLNPQDYDYRQNTTDFKTLFSPLKIGPLNLNHRMVKSAAGSATYLAGLTDELLQYYVQFAKGGVELIWVEMVAALEPPSDGSPVSAAAIEFGRKLVAECGKYGAKLGYQTYGFPLKPVNDMTKEDIIAFQARYVSTARQIKQMGFAAFEINAAGFNLGEHFLSRFHNARTDEYGPGSLENRARFVTECIQKIKQACGNDFVVQVLIDCIEENDNLTNNATLATLDNAVTAPHNKVTTIEEGIGLAKLIEAAGCDAMHLRLGPLDNHPCQFGSDLYFILNGIEGATGYGTQWDFSRHWQGQLIANHSGAGMLIDIVGRYKEALKIPCGTVTYMDPAHAPDYFEKALAEGKVDFYLMNRPLTVDTEYVNKLKEGRSDEIAPCTRCLHCHIGSNEMNRQMGYCRVNALTQRVMTDKGPKTYELQPAAVPKKVMVIGGGPAGMEAARIAAARGHQVTLYEKTGVLGGKLTFAGMVKGPHENLGDLKAYLASQLELNGVTVVLSKEVDAALIAGEAPDAVILAVGSLPGEVGVSGGSVPTIDYDRFMGNNTGENVVVFGSNAQAFDAALWLTVRKKKVTIVTPNPNEDLDKQQSHHAQRFMTTALYALGVKAYPGSMIKEIGDGKITIASDYGVETVIAADSIINAADLLPNKSLLDGVAVKETYAIGDCNEPYNIALAIRAGNDVGRAV from the coding sequence ATGAGTTTATCAAGACGTCAATTTCTGAAAGGTGTCGGAGTGGCCGGTGTGGTTGCCGCGGGAGCAGGCCTTAGCGGGTGCTCGCCCGCCGCGCCGGCAGGCAGCGGTTCCGGCTCCGGCAGCCCCGCGGAAGGTGCCCCGGGAAGCGTGGCCGGAGCTGCAGCTGCAAGTGAACTGATTGCGGCGGCCTATCTCAATCCGCAGGATTATGACTACCGTCAAAACACCACCGATTTCAAGACCCTGTTTTCGCCGCTGAAGATCGGCCCGCTTAACCTCAACCACCGCATGGTCAAGTCCGCCGCCGGCTCGGCCACTTACCTGGCCGGGCTTACCGACGAGCTCCTCCAGTACTACGTGCAGTTCGCCAAGGGCGGCGTTGAGCTCATCTGGGTGGAAATGGTTGCCGCCTTAGAGCCGCCTTCCGACGGCAGCCCGGTGTCTGCGGCAGCAATTGAATTCGGCAGAAAGCTCGTCGCCGAGTGCGGCAAATACGGCGCTAAGCTCGGTTATCAGACGTACGGGTTTCCGCTGAAGCCGGTTAACGACATGACGAAAGAAGACATTATTGCATTCCAGGCCCGCTATGTGAGCACCGCTCGGCAGATCAAGCAAATGGGCTTTGCTGCTTTCGAGATCAACGCCGCCGGCTTTAACCTCGGCGAGCATTTCCTTTCCCGTTTCCACAATGCCCGCACGGATGAATACGGCCCAGGCAGCCTGGAAAACCGGGCGCGCTTCGTGACCGAATGCATCCAAAAAATTAAACAAGCCTGCGGCAACGACTTTGTTGTTCAAGTCTTGATCGACTGCATCGAGGAAAATGACAACCTTACCAACAACGCCACCCTGGCGACGTTAGACAATGCGGTGACTGCGCCACACAATAAAGTAACGACGATTGAAGAAGGCATCGGCCTGGCCAAGTTGATCGAGGCCGCCGGCTGCGATGCCATGCACCTGCGCTTAGGCCCTCTCGACAATCACCCTTGTCAATTCGGCAGCGACCTTTACTTTATTTTGAACGGAATTGAGGGCGCCACCGGTTACGGCACCCAGTGGGATTTCTCCAGGCATTGGCAAGGCCAGCTGATTGCCAACCACAGCGGCGCCGGCATGCTGATCGACATTGTCGGGCGTTACAAAGAAGCGCTGAAGATTCCTTGCGGCACCGTTACCTACATGGATCCTGCCCACGCCCCGGATTACTTCGAGAAGGCCTTGGCCGAGGGCAAAGTCGACTTCTATCTTATGAACCGCCCCCTTACCGTTGACACCGAATACGTCAACAAACTGAAGGAGGGACGCAGCGATGAAATCGCCCCCTGCACCCGCTGCCTGCACTGCCACATTGGCTCCAACGAGATGAACCGCCAGATGGGTTATTGCCGCGTTAACGCCCTGACGCAACGGGTAATGACCGACAAAGGTCCGAAGACCTATGAGCTCCAACCGGCTGCAGTGCCGAAGAAGGTCATGGTCATTGGCGGCGGCCCGGCTGGTATGGAAGCCGCCCGCATCGCAGCCGCTCGCGGCCACCAAGTCACTCTCTATGAAAAGACCGGTGTCCTCGGCGGCAAGCTCACTTTTGCCGGTATGGTCAAAGGACCTCACGAAAACCTCGGGGACCTTAAGGCTTACCTGGCCAGTCAGTTGGAGCTTAACGGCGTAACCGTCGTTTTGAGCAAGGAAGTCGACGCCGCCCTGATCGCCGGCGAAGCCCCCGATGCCGTAATCCTTGCCGTCGGCTCCTTGCCGGGCGAGGTGGGCGTAAGCGGCGGCAGTGTGCCGACTATCGATTATGACCGATTCATGGGCAACAACACCGGTGAAAACGTGGTGGTATTCGGTTCCAATGCTCAGGCCTTTGACGCCGCTTTGTGGCTGACGGTGCGCAAGAAGAAGGTCACCATTGTGACACCGAATCCCAACGAGGATCTCGACAAGCAACAGTCTCATCACGCCCAGCGCTTTATGACTACAGCCCTCTATGCTCTGGGTGTCAAAGCCTATCCGGGATCCATGATCAAGGAAATCGGGGACGGCAAGATTACTATTGCCTCGGACTACGGAGTGGAAACCGTGATCGCCGCCGACTCGATCATCAACGCCGCCGACTTGCTGCCGAACAAGTCTTTGCTTGACGGTGTTGCGGTGAAGGAGACTTACGCTATCGGGGACTGCAATGAGCCTTATAACATCGCTTTGGCCATCCGGGCCGGAAACGATGTGGGCCGCGCTGTGTAG
- a CDS encoding FAD-binding protein translates to MKGMKKYCCTLLVCLLVLSLVLTGCSGSGVKTGTKAGIYTPGTYTAQAAGFGGKVSVTMTFDANAITDVKIEGADETPAVGGKAIEEFPGMLMEAQSADIDGISGASYTSKAVLAAAANCVAQAKGEDPNQKTSVADGTYSGQAPGFSWTGMIKADVTFKDNAITDIKVVEEQETYTGEIFYTILDNYIPRILEAQSLAVDGISGATLSSNGVRGCVEQAIEAAGGRSSEWYGEVAKSTKIVKKEGYDVIVVGMGGSGITSFLSAAQAGAKVFGIETTAKLGGQSATTSGPMAANSKVKMDEEFGGKEYIDADALYKAWNDYCGADAKPEMIRMAIDESGETLDWMIMDWGFQFSPMSSFILSPYPDWKIWCYYGGETKNRFGTNKTYMFENAVKKAQDKNPAAEYMLELTAQELLMDGDKVAGVKAVYHDGTIYEIYGKTVILATGGFIGNTDMMNEYLDGPANTVAMTVDDGDGIKLGLSAGGALMNPDIPPMVHINQVANLIKNNDLDADGKQVLTSLAIATDALAVDGTGKLWNTREEICLAPQYRYYNIYTAAQIEEIKTKGLAKVNKSMFMDQGGTVEAGKPIANIDEILKVGADYKNVLVAESADDLAKAIGCDGAALKGSLNGAGGPYYAVICSGYAYATCGGLNVDDAMNVLQADGSPIRNLYAVGQDSMGVLFSSDVPYTPYGGQAQSWALTSGRLAGANAAKYAMGK, encoded by the coding sequence ATGAAAGGAATGAAAAAGTATTGCTGCACACTCTTGGTCTGCTTGTTGGTACTGAGTCTGGTACTGACCGGCTGTTCCGGCTCCGGAGTTAAAACAGGAACGAAAGCAGGAATTTATACCCCTGGCACCTATACTGCCCAGGCAGCGGGATTCGGCGGCAAGGTCTCCGTCACCATGACGTTTGATGCTAATGCCATCACCGACGTTAAGATTGAGGGAGCTGACGAGACTCCCGCCGTCGGCGGCAAAGCCATCGAAGAGTTTCCCGGGATGCTCATGGAGGCGCAGTCTGCTGACATCGACGGCATAAGCGGCGCGAGCTACACAAGCAAGGCCGTTCTGGCCGCCGCGGCGAACTGCGTGGCCCAGGCCAAAGGGGAGGATCCCAACCAGAAGACCTCTGTAGCCGACGGTACTTACAGCGGTCAAGCCCCCGGTTTCAGTTGGACGGGAATGATTAAGGCGGATGTGACTTTCAAGGATAACGCCATTACGGACATCAAAGTTGTAGAGGAGCAAGAGACCTACACCGGCGAGATTTTCTATACCATTCTTGACAATTATATTCCCCGGATTCTGGAGGCCCAATCTCTGGCGGTGGATGGCATCAGTGGAGCTACCCTCTCCTCCAACGGCGTGCGCGGCTGTGTGGAGCAGGCCATTGAGGCCGCCGGCGGTAGGAGCTCTGAGTGGTACGGCGAAGTAGCGAAGTCCACCAAGATTGTGAAAAAGGAGGGCTACGATGTCATTGTCGTAGGCATGGGTGGCTCCGGCATCACCTCCTTCCTGTCCGCTGCCCAAGCGGGGGCCAAGGTTTTCGGCATTGAGACCACGGCTAAGCTGGGCGGACAGAGCGCCACCACCAGCGGTCCCATGGCCGCAAACTCCAAGGTTAAGATGGATGAGGAGTTCGGCGGCAAAGAGTACATCGACGCCGACGCCCTTTACAAGGCCTGGAACGACTATTGCGGCGCCGACGCCAAGCCGGAGATGATCCGTATGGCCATCGACGAGTCTGGTGAGACCCTGGATTGGATGATCATGGACTGGGGCTTCCAGTTCTCCCCCATGAGCAGCTTTATCCTCAGCCCCTATCCTGACTGGAAAATTTGGTGCTACTATGGCGGTGAAACCAAGAACCGTTTCGGTACCAACAAGACCTATATGTTCGAAAACGCGGTCAAAAAGGCCCAGGATAAGAATCCTGCCGCCGAATATATGCTGGAACTCACTGCTCAGGAACTGCTGATGGACGGCGACAAGGTGGCCGGGGTGAAGGCCGTCTACCACGACGGCACCATTTATGAGATCTATGGCAAGACCGTCATTTTGGCCACCGGCGGCTTTATTGGCAATACTGACATGATGAACGAATACCTGGATGGCCCTGCCAACACTGTCGCCATGACGGTGGACGACGGCGACGGCATCAAACTTGGCCTCTCTGCCGGCGGTGCGCTTATGAATCCCGATATTCCCCCTATGGTGCACATCAACCAGGTGGCCAATCTCATTAAGAACAACGATCTGGATGCCGATGGGAAGCAGGTTCTCACTTCTCTGGCTATCGCCACTGACGCTCTGGCCGTGGATGGGACAGGGAAGCTGTGGAACACGAGAGAGGAGATCTGCCTGGCACCCCAGTATCGGTACTATAATATCTACACCGCCGCTCAGATCGAGGAGATCAAGACCAAGGGCCTGGCCAAGGTCAATAAGTCCATGTTCATGGATCAGGGGGGAACCGTGGAGGCGGGCAAGCCCATCGCTAATATCGATGAAATCCTCAAGGTGGGAGCCGACTATAAGAACGTCCTCGTCGCGGAAAGCGCCGACGACCTGGCCAAGGCCATCGGCTGCGATGGGGCCGCCCTGAAAGGCAGCTTGAACGGCGCCGGGGGACCTTACTACGCAGTGATCTGCTCCGGTTACGCCTACGCCACCTGCGGCGGCTTGAACGTGGACGACGCTATGAACGTGCTGCAGGCCGACGGTTCCCCCATCAGGAATCTCTATGCCGTGGGTCAGGACTCCATGGGTGTTCTGTTCTCCAGCGACGTTCCTTACACCCCATACGGCGGTCAGGCCCAGAGCTGGGCGTTAACCTCCGGCCGGCTGGCCGGTGCCAACGCGGCTAAGTACGCTATGGGCAAATAA
- a CDS encoding MerR family transcriptional regulator has protein sequence MKYRIGEFSKLLGVTVDTLKHYESLQIIEPLKDEKNNYRYFDDYDARTIIKSRTLRSLNLPLDDVAKLMESDSTADVIEKMEESKQALKEQIHKNTLLLNKMTEVQNEIIAINSSLHKFKLKSLPGLYRLQHTDKDKLLNHSCIENAVSSWMNALPYTFSSFRIKTAEFLSGPNSYDYNWGQAIWENELEYVDLEINEDIEYIPPQTYLSTVLSSTNREYFLSNSRTLIMNHIDEHLYAIIKGDIVGKLIFTSIKKGLRISYIEIYIPVQGAGLPMT, from the coding sequence ATGAAATATCGTATAGGCGAATTTTCTAAGCTGCTAGGGGTTACAGTGGATACGCTGAAACATTACGAATCATTGCAAATCATTGAACCGCTTAAGGATGAGAAAAACAATTATCGTTACTTTGACGATTATGATGCCAGAACCATTATTAAGAGCAGAACTCTGAGAAGCCTGAACTTACCTTTAGACGATGTGGCAAAACTCATGGAAAGTGATTCGACGGCAGATGTCATTGAGAAAATGGAAGAATCAAAACAGGCTTTAAAGGAACAAATTCATAAAAACACTCTGCTTCTGAATAAAATGACAGAGGTTCAGAACGAAATAATCGCCATTAATTCATCATTGCATAAATTTAAACTTAAGTCCCTGCCTGGGCTGTATCGCCTGCAGCATACGGATAAAGATAAATTGTTAAACCATAGCTGCATCGAAAATGCTGTAAGTAGTTGGATGAACGCCTTACCATATACATTTTCTAGTTTTAGGATTAAAACGGCAGAATTTTTATCCGGGCCGAATAGTTATGACTATAACTGGGGGCAGGCTATTTGGGAAAATGAATTAGAGTATGTTGATCTGGAAATCAATGAGGATATTGAATATATACCCCCGCAGACTTACTTATCTACGGTATTATCCAGCACGAATCGTGAATATTTCCTAAGTAATTCAAGAACCTTGATCATGAATCATATCGATGAACATCTCTATGCCATTATTAAGGGAGATATTGTCGGCAAGTTGATTTTTACATCGATAAAAAAAGGGCTACGCATCTCCTATATTGAAATATACATCCCTGTCCAGGGAGCTGGTTTACCCATGACCTAA